The Myxocyprinus asiaticus isolate MX2 ecotype Aquarium Trade chromosome 39, UBuf_Myxa_2, whole genome shotgun sequence genome window below encodes:
- the LOC127430287 gene encoding 14-3-3 protein epsilon isoform X1, whose translation MGDRDDLVYQAKLAEQAERYDEMVDSMKKVAGMDVELTVEERNLLSVAYKNVIGARRASWRIISSIEQKEENKGGEDKLKMIREYRQTVETELKSICNDILDVLDKHLIPAANSGESKVFYYKMKGDYHRYLAEFATGNDRKEAAENSLVAYKAASDIAMTDLQPTHPIRLGLALNFSVFYYEILNSPDRACRLAKAAFDDAIAELDTLSEESYKDSTLIMQLLRDNLTLWTSDMQGDGEEQNKEALQDVEDENQ comes from the exons ATGGGTGATCGGGACGATCTGGTGTATCAAGCCAAACTCGCCGAGCAGGCGGAGAGATACGATG AAATGGTTGACTCCATGAAGAAAGTGGCTGGGATGGATGTTGAACTGACGGTTGAGGAGCGAAACCTGCTCTCAGTGGCCTACAAGAATGTGATTGGGGCAAGAAGAGCATCCTGGAGGATAATCAGTAGTATTGAGCAGAAAGAGGAAAATAAAGGTGGagaggacaaattgaaaatgattcGGGAATATAGGCAAACG GTTGAGACTGAGTTGAAATCAATCTGCAATGACATACTTGATGTACTGGACAAGCACCTAATCCCAGCGGCGAATTCGGGAGAGTCCAAGGTCTTCTACTACAAAAT GAAGGGTGATTACCACAGGTATCTCGCTGAGTTTGCCACAGGAAACGACAGGAAGGAGGCTGCAGAAAACAGTTTGGTTGCTTACAAAGCTGCTAGTGATATTGCAATGACAGACCTACAGCCTACACACCCCATTCGCTTGGGTCTTGCTCTAAACTTCTCCGTATTCTACTATGAAATCCTCAACTCTCCCGACCGTGCATGCAG GTTGGCAAAAGCAGCATTCGATGATGCTATTGCTGAACTGGACACATTGAGTGAAGAAAGCTACAAGGACTCTACACTCATCATGCAGTTGTTACGTGATAACCTGACACTATGGACTTCAGATATGCAGGGGGATG GTGAGGAACAGAATAAAGAGGCATTGCAAGATGTGGAGGATGAAAACCAATGA
- the LOC127430287 gene encoding 14-3-3 protein epsilon isoform X2 — protein sequence MGDRDDLVYQAKLAEQAERYDEMVDSMKKVAGMDVELTVEERNLLSVAYKNVIGARRASWRIISSIEQKEENKGGEDKLKMIREYRQTVETELKSICNDILDVLDKHLIPAANSGESKVFYYKMKGDYHRYLAEFATGNDRKEAAENSLVAYKAASDIAMTDLQPTHPIRLGLALNFSVFYYEILNSPDRACRLAKAAFDDAIAELDTLSEESYKDSTLIMQLLRDNLTLWTSDMQGDDS from the exons ATGGGTGATCGGGACGATCTGGTGTATCAAGCCAAACTCGCCGAGCAGGCGGAGAGATACGATG AAATGGTTGACTCCATGAAGAAAGTGGCTGGGATGGATGTTGAACTGACGGTTGAGGAGCGAAACCTGCTCTCAGTGGCCTACAAGAATGTGATTGGGGCAAGAAGAGCATCCTGGAGGATAATCAGTAGTATTGAGCAGAAAGAGGAAAATAAAGGTGGagaggacaaattgaaaatgattcGGGAATATAGGCAAACG GTTGAGACTGAGTTGAAATCAATCTGCAATGACATACTTGATGTACTGGACAAGCACCTAATCCCAGCGGCGAATTCGGGAGAGTCCAAGGTCTTCTACTACAAAAT GAAGGGTGATTACCACAGGTATCTCGCTGAGTTTGCCACAGGAAACGACAGGAAGGAGGCTGCAGAAAACAGTTTGGTTGCTTACAAAGCTGCTAGTGATATTGCAATGACAGACCTACAGCCTACACACCCCATTCGCTTGGGTCTTGCTCTAAACTTCTCCGTATTCTACTATGAAATCCTCAACTCTCCCGACCGTGCATGCAG GTTGGCAAAAGCAGCATTCGATGATGCTATTGCTGAACTGGACACATTGAGTGAAGAAAGCTACAAGGACTCTACACTCATCATGCAGTTGTTACGTGATAACCTGACACTATGGACTTCAGATATGCAGGGGGATG ATTCCTAA
- the LOC127430284 gene encoding adapter molecule crk-like encodes MAGNFDSEDRGSWYWGRLSRQEAVSLLQGQRHGVFLVRDSITIPGDYVLSVSENSKVSHYIINSISSNRQSGPGLAPWFRIGDQEFDALPALLEFYKIHYLDTTTLIEPINKSKHSSFISVNAGTGAAPQRLEEEYVRALFDFPGNDDEDLPFRKGDVLRVLEKPEEQWWNAQNSEGRVGMIPVPYVEKYRPASPTSGAPGSGSVGGPGAHGNSDGHSSQSPPLLGEPGQYAQPTSLPNLQNGPVFARAIQKRVPNAYDKTALALEVGDMVKVTKINVNGQWEGECKGKHGHFPFTHVRLLDQHNPEDELS; translated from the exons ATGGCCGGAAATTTTGATTCAGAGGACCGAGGGAGCTGGTATTGGGGGAGATTAAGCCGGCAGGAGGCGGTTTCGCTGCTCCAGGGACAGAGGCACGGGGTGTTCCTGGTGCGGGACTCGATCACTATTCCCGGGGACTACGTGCTGTCTGTTTCGGAGAACTCCAAAGTCTCTCATTACATAATAAACAGCATCAGCAGCAATCGCCAGTCCGGACCAG GACTCGCTCCTTGGTTCCGCATTGGAGATCAGGAATTCGATGCCTTACCTGCCCTGTTGGAGTTCTACAAGATCCATTACCTGGATACCACCACTCTTATAGAGCCCATCAACAAATCCAAGCACTCTTCCTTCATCAGTGTCAATGCAGGAACAGGAGCAGCTCCCCAGAGGCTGGAAGAGGAGTATGTCCGTGCCCTGTTTGACTTCCCAGGCAATGACGACGAGGACCTTCCCTTTCGAAAGGGTGATGTTCTTCGAGTCCTGGAGAAGCCAGAGGAGCAGTGGTGGAATGCTCAGAATTCAGAAGGCCGTGTCGGGATGATCCCCGTGCCCTATGTGGAGAAGTACCGGCCAGCCTCACCAACATCAGGGGCCCCTGGAAGTGGATCTGTTGGAGGACCTGGCGCTCACGGCAACTCGGATGGCCACAGTTCTCAGTCCCCTCCTCTGCTTGGTGAGCCAGGCCAGTACGCTCAGCCCACATCCTTACCCAACCTTCAGAATGGTCCAGTCTTTGCCAGGGCGATTCAGAAGAGAGTTCCCAATGCCTATGACAAGACTGCTCTTGCTTTAGAG GTTGGCGACATGGTGAAGGTGACCAAGATCAATGTAAACGGGCAGTGGGAGGGGGAGTGCAAGGGAAAGCATGGCCATTTTCCCTTTACCCACGTCCGCTTGCTGGACCAGCACAATCCAGAAGATGAACTGAGCTGA